The Methanomassiliicoccales archaeon genomic sequence TCCCAGTTCCCCGGCGGTGGTGGCCGGGGGCAGGTTTGTGACCGAGATATAGGGATCGTAGCGAATGTTCTTGGGGTCCAGTCCCAAGAACATGTGCATCATGACGGTGTTGCCTGAGATCCCTACGGCGGTGATCTCCTCGGCACAGACCTTTCCACCCTTGCCCACACATATGTCGTCCTGATCGCATACCCGGACCAGCATGTGGTTTATGGTATCGATTATCAATTGCCTGAGCCTCTCCAGCCCGTGCTCCTCGACGTACATGATGCGGGCCAGCACATCCTCGCCGTACATGAGCTGCTTGTTGTAATCTGAGACCTGAGCCAGTACCGTTCCGTTGCTCTGGTCCAGCAATTGCAACGCCACCGTGGTGGTCCCGATGTCCACCACAACCCCGAAATTACGGGAGGTGGTGTTCCAAGGTCTTACGTCAACCAAACGGTCATCGGTGAAGAAGGCGGTCACTGCCCCTTCCCCCTCTCGCAGTAGCCCAGGCATACCCCTCAGCAATTGTAACGGACATCCGATCTGACCTGGTTCTAATCCCAGCTGCTTGACCAGCCGTTCCAGGTCCCCATCGTTGTCCTGCAAGGACGGCTTCCTCAGCTGCAAGTACTTGTCCCGGACCAGAGGGGTGATGGCCTTCAGATCGTTGACCGTGCTGCCTACCTGGATCTTCATGCCCCGCAGCTGGCTCTCCTCCGGCACCAGGACATTGCAGTCCCCGGTCACTATGGTCTGACAGGCCAGGCGATAGCCGATGTCCCACTCCTCCTGGTCTATGCTGGGTGCGGGAGAAGATTCATACGCTCCCTCGATCACCACCCGGCACCGACCGCAAACGCCCCGCCCGGCGCAGGCGCTGTTGATCTCTACGCCAGCCAGTATGGCCGCTTCCAGTAGATTGGTGCCGGACGGGACCTCGATTGTCCGGCCCTTGGGATGGAAACTGACCTGGGGACTCATGCGCAGCGAATTCCCGCAGGCGTTATTTAATGCTCTTTGCCAGCCCCACAGGGAAAAGGCTAATGTCCTTCGAACAAGTCTCCATTGGCATGGAGGATGATCACCACGTTCATCGGCAGGCCTCCACCAAGGCCTTGGGCATCGCCCTGGCCATAACCGCGGTCATCGCCTTCGTGGAAGTGGTCGGAGGAGTCATGAGCGGAAGCTTGGCCCTACTGGGGGATGCCGGGCACATGTTCACCGATGTTCTGGCCCTGGGATTGAGCCTGGGGGCGTCCATGGTCGCCATGCGAGGAGCGACCGAACGACATACCTTCGGCTTCCTCAGAGTGGAGATACTGGTGGCATTGATCAATGGCATGGCCCTGGTAGGCATCTCGCTGCTGGTCATCTACGAGGCCATTGGCCGGTTCTCCGACCCGGTGGAGATAGACGCCGGGATCATGCTGCTGGTGGCGACGGTGGGATTGGGAGCTAACCTGATCGGTATCAAGCTACTGCATCACGGTTCACAGGAAAATCTGAACGTAAGGGGGGCGTTCCTGCACATGATGGGCGACCTGCTCTCCTCCGTCGGGGTCATCCTGGCCGCCCTATTGATATACTTCTTCTCCTGGCAGGCGGCCGATCCACTGATCAGTATCGGTATCGCCATCATAATCATGGTCGGGGCCTACCGTCTGGTCAGCCAATCGGTATCCATATTGCTGGAGGCGGTGCCTTCCCACATAGAGATCAAGGAGGTGGAGGAGGCCATGCTGGGCGTGGACGGGGTAATCGGAGTGCACGACCTGCACGTGTGGACATTGTCCTCGGGAGTGCACTCGCTCAGCGGACACG encodes the following:
- a CDS encoding ASKHA domain-containing protein, with translation MSPQVSFHPKGRTIEVPSGTNLLEAAILAGVEINSACAGRGVCGRCRVVIEGAYESSPAPSIDQEEWDIGYRLACQTIVTGDCNVLVPEESQLRGMKIQVGSTVNDLKAITPLVRDKYLQLRKPSLQDNDGDLERLVKQLGLEPGQIGCPLQLLRGMPGLLREGEGAVTAFFTDDRLVDVRPWNTTSRNFGVVVDIGTTTVALQLLDQSNGTVLAQVSDYNKQLMYGEDVLARIMYVEEHGLERLRQLIIDTINHMLVRVCDQDDICVGKGGKVCAEEITAVGISGNTVMMHMFLGLDPKNIRYDPYISVTNLPPATTAGELGLKVNPLAAVYTVPGRASFVGGDVVADIVASGLTSQDGVSLLIDVGTNGEVVLGGKEWLLACSASAGPAFEGGEVCHGMRAGDGAIERVSLKDGVEFHTIGEVRPKGLCGSGLIDLLAQLFVTRVVDKKGRLQEDGRVRSGESGPEYVLVYSRDAEKDGYDVRATDLSCCPKEKVERRRDITITEEDIANIIRTKAAIYAAAEVLLDTAGLTFNDLEMVYIAGGFGYHIDIDNAIAIGLLPDLPRDRFTFLGNASLDGARLCLLSKEKRKEALQVHRSMTYIELSTDQRFFDRFSSASFLPHTDLDRFPSLRLD
- a CDS encoding cation diffusion facilitator family transporter → MSFEQVSIGMEDDHHVHRQASTKALGIALAITAVIAFVEVVGGVMSGSLALLGDAGHMFTDVLALGLSLGASMVAMRGATERHTFGFLRVEILVALINGMALVGISLLVIYEAIGRFSDPVEIDAGIMLLVATVGLGANLIGIKLLHHGSQENLNVRGAFLHMMGDLLSSVGVILAALLIYFFSWQAADPLISIGIAIIIMVGAYRLVSQSVSILLEAVPSHIEIKEVEEAMLGVDGVIGVHDLHVWTLSSGVHSLSGHVLVKDRNVSSCSPVLRDIEKVLDMRFKIEHTTIQVETESCPLDGCSLNGRENGDRQGCDLDHQRK